GGCTGATCTAGAGTCTGGCATCAGGGTTATGTCAAGTCAGTagttacaaaacaaaaaaggcgTCGTAATTGTTTTTCACAGGAATGCTTCACTGTGTGCAACAGTTAAAAGACTCACCCCAGAAATCtaaaaccacacagacacagagcttATCTATAAAACTGAATCTTTACTAAACAATACAAATTACAGAGGAAAGTTTGCATAACGTTCTAAAAATGCAGAATGATCTTCTGACACTTTCAACAGAACTCAACGCACAGTAGCAGCTATGGGTGCTATTTGAAAAGATATGTTATCTTGGACTAATAGTAATCTGAACtacttttacaaaaataaagaatagaaCCAACAGTGTAAAGGTGCATCTTTGCTCGGGCCTTCTGTCAGTCTCTGATCAGGAAGGCACAGTGGATAAAGCCACATCCAGACCGTGTGTTCCGTCGTCTCATCACCTGAAGAGTCTGTTCCAAAAGGATACGAAGGTGTTGGAGTTAAAGGCACCGATGAATATGAGCAGCAGAAGGTAGAGACTCATCATGATGGCAAAATGGTGTCGCAGGAACCAGGAGGAGCTGCGGGAATGTCTGAAAAAGAGAAACGCAAAGCAGCCTGGTTTCATAACTACAGACAAAATCGATCAATTGTTTccagaaaaatatttattttgaacaaTTAATCATATAATCATTTGATGGAAAATAAGACCAATAAGACTATAGAAAAACATCTGTATCCATATTGTTATACAGAGCTTCACTGTATCATAGCACAATCTTAACATAAAATGCTGAACATACATGTGAATGTGATTTCACAAAAATTATCACAAACAATTTTTTTAAGTAtcttcatttttttgtgttaaataGCTTAACAATACTTTTTGTGTCTTTACATTCTTTGCCACAAGTGACCAATAAACTATATTTGACCTGTGAGACTTTTACCTGGACAGGTGCCTCTTCTGAGAGTAAACAAGCAGGTACTTGACTCGCAGAAGCTGATTGTTGGTGACAACAAAGTACTTCTGTGGTACGTCCCCTCCTTCACTGTTCTTTGCTCTGGAGCGCTGACGGTCGATGGTTTCAGAATCTGTAACAAGTGGGAGGTTTTAATATGCAGCTATTTAAAACATGTATGATTTATGTTTTCTGAATACTACACTTCACGTGGGGTTCACACCTTTTTTCTTGACCTGGCACTTAACATCTGGATGATCAATGACTTCACACAAGGCAACGCAACTGAGCAGTGAACCGAGCAGACTGTCTCTCCAGCCGCTGCTGTGGGGACTATAGAGGACAGCCATGCTGAGGTCACTGGTGAGGTAGGTCCCCTCTCCAAACACTGAGTTCTGTGCAtccaaaaacaaatcagatCGAACAGATGCAAGTTTATACACTGACACAACCAGGCATCTTTGATTTCCACCTGGTCTTCAATCCTGTACAGTTAAAGAAGCCACTGACCTTGTTAAGGTGACAGTGCAGCCCGTTGTGAATGATTGAGTGAAAGTTCTCCAGGCGGCTCCCGTGGAATGCATAGAAGACGTCTTGTCCCGCCCTCGTCTTCTCAAACCTGGCGTTCAACTGGTCACAGTATTCCACCTCAAAGAGGAAGTCTGGCACAGGTGCAGAAATCCCTTCGTTTTCTGTCAAGTTGCACAGTTTGGCATACTGGTGGAGATCAAAGAAACAGACCGCCATCAAAACAATAACCAGTTACAGACACTGTGATTTAGGTCATTCTAGGTGTAATGATGTACCTCATCTTTCTGCAGCGTCTTCACAGCAAAGCTGTTTGAAGAGAGAATCCAGTGTGTGAGAGCCAGATGATGATCTGCCTCTCCAGGTCGCAGTCTCACCAACTCTCTGACACCAGGCAAAGACTTCACATCTCCCAGCtacacaacaaaagaaactgtTTGGTACAATGGCATGGCAGCAGGCGGCAGAACGAGTcatgtgtctttttatttaccattttttgatCAAATATTCTAATGCTCATTTTAATTACTCtgaaattagaaaataataatagatatATATACTACACTATAGACTGTGtccactttattaggaacaacTGTATATAACATTCCTCTTCTGAGGAAAGTGAAAAGATCTAAAAATCTTTATGAATTCTAACTGGCACTTTATTAGTGGGTTAGGTTAGAATATTTTTCATTGTGATTAAACAGTTTTGCACTTGAGTATataggcgtgtgtgtgtgtgtgtgtgtgtgtgttagaacaTTGCATGCGCTGCCTctagttttattgtttttttttgttgttctgcCATGATACTGAATTGGGTATTAAGAATCGTGGAAATTTCATGGTATCTGTACAACAACATTTGAGTATAGTGACATCCATATTTCCACcatttgtgttgtttatatatttgaaaCATTTACTCAACtacttgttttaaatgtgtcttgTTGCGTTTGTTGTTCACCTTTATTTACTGACACATTGCCACCTTTAACAGCACATTACTGCCACCAAGTGTACATGAGTAACATGCCACTACCATTCTCATTGTGTGCCTATGCAGCcttattaaaacaaaactacAAATGTCACAGAATTTTGAGTTTACTTGAAGTAGTTGTTGCTTCATTGACAATAACAAAAAATTGGTGTTTAAAAAGTTGTTTAAAATGCACGTTGGTAAAAATTGTTCAGAAGCTATAAAAGTTTCCTACCAGCTCCTCAAAGTCCTTATGGTCACCACTTAGGTATCTTGGTGGGAAGGGTCTGAGCAGTGAGTCCCGCTTGTAGTTCtgcacagcagcaacaaacagGCTGCAGCGGAGGTCTGCTGCGACCGGGTCTCTGTGCAGACAGGAGCACACCAGCTCTCTGACTGCTTCGGGTGGGAGCGGAGGCTGCATTCCCAGCTCTGCACACAGAGGAGATAAGATAACACACTAGTGAGAACAGCTGAAACATTAAGTTAACACTTCCACACACAGTACTGTGCAAACATTTATGGGATTAAAAGTAGCGCGAGGATGCTTTAAAAAAGAATTCCATGTAATGCTTTTATTTATCAATAAGCTTCATGCAAAGTTCCTCAATTGatgtttcttctgtctcttgtctTCTTCATGAAATTTTACATTGACTACATGACGTGAGATCAAGGCTCTGTGGAGGCCACACCAAGTATAACAACTGTAACTGCCAAAAGTAAattgctctgtctgtctggctaTAATCTCCTCCCTTCTGATTCAATATGTGCAAGCATTTCATCACTCAATAATCTGATGATTATATTATCAATTCTCAGTCACAAGAAATACCCCATCAAATATTAAGTTTACTATCAAAAAAGCATGGAATCCTTGATAAGCTAGAGACATTAAATATGTTTACTTTTGTCTAAAAGAAATTAATTACAAATTATCAATACATTATCAGAATAAcaacagattcatttacagtgaaCGATCTCATCCAAGAGGTGTTGGGATTGGTATTTTGGCATCTTGTaatcttctccctcctcatttTCTCATGGTAATACACACATCTACACCTAAATCATGTTCTTCTCGTGATCCTGCTTGTAAGACACCCAATataattattagtattagtCATGTATTCAAGTAAAAACAACGTTTATGTAGGTGGCTATTTATTAAAGCAATTCACtaattgtttcagctcattttgaCTACTAGATTATTTAATGCATCACAAAGTTTGATATATTATATGTTCAGTATATTTGTAAGGTAACAACAGCTGTCAGAGCAGTAAGTACAGTATTCTCCTGACATACAGTGCAGTACAGGGAGGAAGTAGCATGGAAAGACAATACTCAGGTACAAGTAGGTGACACTTTAGTAAAGTATTTAGTAGCAGAATGTACTGAGTTAAGACTTGACTACAGGTTTAACGTTAGCTAAGCTTAGCAACATCCCTTTAACTACTTGGCATTAGCAGGGTCGacgctagctaacgttagctgggCTACAACAAGTGCACAGCTGAAATATCTGTCGTCGAGTGACGTTCCTGACGATAAATACAGAATTGTTGGACCACCATGTGATCCTACGTGTTTCAGAAATACACCACAGACATGTGACAGACGATAAAACTCAAGTTGTGCATCGTTAATAGCTTTTACCTTCCGTCCTGCTCCACTCATAACACTACAGGAAATGCTAACCTTAGCTCCAGGCGCTGCTGTGTTCATGTGCATTTAAAGAGTCGGAGGTTTGGTGGCATCGGGAACAGAGATACGTCTAAAGCTAAAGGAAACACGTTGGAGTCGAGTCAACGCATTGATATAAGAgtataaaagaaagaaacttggtcaaaataataatgttaaatggttgtgtgttttctaattCTCGTTATATTATGGGCACTGAAGTACCGAGAAAATCCAATTTTCGAGGAGACGTAAAGGCAGCATCCATCATAACTTTAGTGATTCGTCCTGAACCAGTTTGTCAGGAGCACTCAGCTGGAGCCAACCATGCAGTCCTGTCACAAGTCCTCCCTGCATGAAGGATCCAATGACCTGTTTTAATCAAAAGAATCAATTATTCAACTCTATGAGAACTTTGGAGGTTGTAGTTTACTCTTATGTTTAAATCGTCCTCAATCCTTTGGccaaatttgtttttaattagtttaaaGTGACTGAAGGCTCAGGGGATTTGTTTCGGgtctgaataaattaaattttataaCTCTAACCAAGTCTCTCCATAGACTGTATCGTGGGTCTGGTTCTCCCCAACCCCCTCAACTCAAACCTTGTAACTTCAGCTCACTCTTACAGTCCTTCAATGGCACATAAAACATCTGCACTTTCAATGTGTGAATAAAAAAGCTTTTCTATTAGAATCCCTCACCACTCTGTTTGCAACCTTTTACCATATA
This genomic interval from Paralichthys olivaceus isolate ysfri-2021 chromosome 7, ASM2471397v2, whole genome shotgun sequence contains the following:
- the parp16 gene encoding protein mono-ADP-ribosyltransferase PARP16, whose translation is MQPPLPPEAVRELVCSCLHRDPVAADLRCSLFVAAVQNYKRDSLLRPFPPRYLSGDHKDFEELLGDVKSLPGVRELVRLRPGEADHHLALTHWILSSNSFAVKTLQKDEYAKLCNLTENEGISAPVPDFLFEVEYCDQLNARFEKTRAGQDVFYAFHGSRLENFHSIIHNGLHCHLNKNSVFGEGTYLTSDLSMAVLYSPHSSGWRDSLLGSLLSCVALCEVIDHPDVKCQVKKKDSETIDRQRSRAKNSEGGDVPQKYFVVTNNQLLRVKYLLVYSQKRHLSRHSRSSSWFLRHHFAIMMSLYLLLLIFIGAFNSNTFVSFWNRLFR